ctgttctttccttCCTATATTTCAAGTAAGCCGAGCCAgacaagtatcaattctcttaagtgacacattctatatttttgCACAAAGATTCTTCCACAAagttttcaaatcttttactatacatttcttacttaacacaaagaccaGCATGAAGCCACGTAGgacataaacaaattaattatgcatcgaagttgccggGTACACAAGACTAAAATATATCACTGTtacaatgaaatacataaacgaataataaatatcagttaagtaaaagatgtagacaagaaagaattaaaattcaacacATTCGATGACCGATACGgaactgtatttaattaacttcaccacgttaattaacattctaaattATAGGACGAAACTTAGCTCAAATTTAACACGCCAATTTTGCTTATGAGCGATAAGCAGGAACTGAAGGCATAgttcacatgtgtgggtatttgtgatcttcttctttttgGAGTGAAAGTACccaattctaattaaataatataataataagttgtaaactaaaaaaaagtgttagctaaaataattactgCAATTAATAAAGCAGTATCATTAaacagtaattattaaaataatagtaattcttaaaataattactgttgCACAATaacacaaaaacaatatttgttaaacaaatattgtttttgtgcTATTgtgcaacaatttttatcatttgttactttaaaatagGTAGAACTTTTAAGTCTAATTTTAATCTCagacttttaattttagactttttaaaCGTATATATTAAAGTCTTcgattacagaaaaaatttaaattaaatcaatcttGTACTTCTGACAATTGTTTTCTTCCGACGGCAGAATAGAGGTTGGCaacgtatttaataaaaaatttctttgataatttataacttgataattattaatttgaaatataaaaaataaattttatacattatttccgaattaaaaaaaggaagaaaaaaaaaacaatctgtaAAATGACGATTGACGAGGACACCTTCCTTGTTAGATAAGATTTAAATGATAATCCCTATTGAATGCTggaattttacatttcattttattgctatGTCtaattagaaattgaatttggAACAGGgcagaaaatatcaaatactTGTAGTAAAAACATCTCTAACGAAGAGTTCGTGCCTACTATTATAATAGTCAATAAAATCAtgtgaaaattcaaattatttatcttatagCTGTTTATGAATAAAGGTAATTTCGGTTAACTTTCACCATCAGAAATcagaaaaaggataaaaatgaaagatttttactACCACTATTTtgcctttttattaattaccactattttgcctttttataaaattagcagACTTGGGTTAAAagcctttttattaaaattgtgcaataactttcaaatttctaattttatatttaattttaattttgcatacataatatgaagcaaattttcattttactaaatatatagcTTTATCATAGAAAGATCGTAgaggtttctaattttttcatgcATACAGAATTTGTTGAGTATTCGCACATATATACAAACTATCGAGATACGAGATCTCGTACatataatatagttttgtttACATAACAACTCCTTTTcaggaatgatttaaaaatgcatcataCAATCacagaagtaaattttttgatattaattcgagataaataattttttaaatgttcctttacaaaaattttgtcaCCAGAGTTTTGTAAATAAACCAGTTTTGTAAGAGTTTGTAAGAGTTTGTAAAAAAGTAACcgaattcttaataattttctagCCTGCATTCGATAAAagtaaagctaaatttttttccctgccAATTgcaattaagttattaaatctacaaattaaaaaattgaacttgaaaattgcaatttttttaaaattcttttattaaaggaTTCTCTTTTCTAAGTTCTTCAGCTGCAGCAACTTTTTCATCATGATCAgcattagcattttttttacttctatcaAATCACGtggtttaaattgttaaaaatattattttaaatcaaatgcatATAAGAATTAAGTTGAAATCTCATaatcaaagtttaaatattagaatttttaaatgaaaatggttTTGCATTTGGATactaatagaaatttattcagaagaaaattGATTAGATCTTATCGAGTGCCTAATTATTTTCTGCCATGCATTCGataaaaatctagttaaaaagTTACTCTGCGAATTGCAAATAAGTTATCAATCGTCAGGCTCACAAATTGACTTTGAAACTTGCTGCTTTCGTAAATTCTTTCATAGATGGATTTTCTTTAAGAAGAGAGTcataagtttaaattgttttacattgttaaaaataatatttaaaaacaaatgtatataattatttaattgaattccCATAGTCAAAGTTTACATCATAGAACTTGTAAATTAGAACGGTTTTACAATTGGATactaatagaaatttattcagaataaattagATCAGTACTCGAAATTCATATCAAGTACTTAACTATTTTCCGACATGCTTTCGataaaaatctagttaaaaagttattctgCGACTTGCAACTATGTTATCAAAtcatcagatttaaaaattgactttGAAAATTGCAGTTTTCTCAAACCCTTTTATCGATGGATTTTCTTTTAGAAGAGAGTCCTAAGTTCTCCATCTGCTAGCTGTTGAGAGTCAAACTTAATTCCCTTTCGAGTTCTTGAGCGCTTTCTATGTGAGACGAGTGTTCGTCCCAGAAAATCTTTTGAGACTTGCCTGTCGATTTGAATCGACCATTTAATCCAGTAATCGTCCGGCCGTGGAACACAGCTGTTGTTGTCATGAACTTGACGTGTTGACTACTTTTGGAGCTTCTTCGGCTGGCAATGCCTGACGTGCTGGGCGCTGACAGCAGTGGAGGACTGTCTGGAATAGCTTGTGATATTTCTCCGAGTCCCTTGAGGCTTGGATCTGATGATGAGTCCTTGGAATAAAATGAGGATTTGTCTCTAGCTGGTATCTCTAGGGTAACGGAACGGCATCTGAAAAGGTTGCCAAATTCAGTTAGggttaaaaattgctttaaaaatagcaataatgtAACATAAAATTGTTCGATGGCATATAAATTGA
This window of the Parasteatoda tepidariorum isolate YZ-2023 chromosome 4, CAS_Ptep_4.0, whole genome shotgun sequence genome carries:
- the LOC107455647 gene encoding uncharacterized protein isoform X1, which produces MTYSPIGFNESTTAMTYLSSPPSIGPIGRFNRSLLYGGRFPPVRPTVSLDARPIVIPILSCVICFPILAFAVICALRYRAIRLRQRDQLKRVQSGCRSVTLEIPARDKSSFYSKDSSSDPSLKGLGEISQAIPDSPPLLSAPSTSGIASRRSSKSSQHVKFMTTTAVFHGRTITGLNGRFKSTGKSQKIFWDEHSSHIESAQELERELSLTLNS
- the LOC107455647 gene encoding uncharacterized protein isoform X2; this encodes MSLLILKFFFSCYTIHNKFQRHSSPRKATMTIKTVSLDARPIVIPILSCVICFPILAFAVICALRYRAIRLRQRDQLKRVQSGCRSVTLEIPARDKSSFYSKDSSSDPSLKGLGEISQAIPDSPPLLSAPSTSGIASRRSSKSSQHVKFMTTTAVFHGRTITGLNGRFKSTGKSQKIFWDEHSSHIESAQELERELSLTLNS